The Arabidopsis thaliana chromosome 5, partial sequence genomic interval GCTCTTAACCGATGTCTCAAGAACAGGTAAGAGCCTCTTGTGCACGAGCTCAAACAAAGATTGAGTGGTTAATTGTCTGAATTTGGCTGAATGAAACTCAATGCTCGCTGTTTTCCTCTGCCTCTGCCAAGTTTCATCATCCGCGTTGAATATTCCATCTCCTAGGAGGTCTCGGAGATTGTCTCGAAAGTAAGAACCTTTAGGGAAGACAGAAAACCGGTTCTTAAGGAGATGCTCAACGTTTCTTGGGTCACAAGTGATAGTGCTGTTGAGGCTGCTAAACCAGGGACCTCTGAATTGGAAAGTTCCGTTCTGGAGACATAGAACATCGGATAGCCACTCGTATATGTTTCCTCTGAGGCCAAAAGCTAGAGAAGGAAGCATCCCAAGAAACGGCCACACGGGAAGACCTTGGTATTTCTTCTGACGCAAGGCATGTATTGCGACAAAGACGAAAATTGCAATAAGGAGCTCAAGAATCTGAACATCTCTCAAGAGAAACAGCCTCCGTGAAACCAGAGGGTCactggaggaagaagaagagaagaaaacgtCATTGAAAGTGAGATTGTAAGAAGAATTGAAATTCATTGtgacaaagagaagagagagcgATGAATCTCAGAAATGAAGAATTGAGAGAGATTAATAAGAATGGAAGTCGTTAGTTAGCTAGTGGGTGAAGAATGTTGCATGAGTTTCTTGTTGGGGACAAAAACTTTGGCTATCAGGAGaaattggtttgatttggtgaGCAGACAAAAACTGTGAACTTTATATTCAAGTGGCTCTTGGTTctcgtgtatatatattattatgttaCTTTTCTTTCACTATAAGTAGGGTTCTTTTGGGGGTTTTGCTTCTGGTTTTGGGAATTTCAAAGGTCGAATCTTTTTTGGGGTTAGATTGTGTTTTTGACCAAAATTGTGAAATAGTTTAGGAAAGGAAATGAGAGGTTGTTGGCGATGGGTAACCTAAGTTAATAATACAATTTCTCTCCATtctatatttagtttttttgctTCCGTCCACATttgctttatatttttatgagGGAATTTATGAATCGTATATTCCcaataaaccaaataaattgtAGGTATCTAATACCTATAgtatataaaatgataattCGTTGTTGGGTGTCTGTCATCTTAtcgattttgaaattttcataaTGGGATAATAAGGGTAGATGGCTAAATTTTGACGTAGGTAATATGAATTGGAAGATTTATTTGCAAGATAATCAAAAGGTATAATTGATGAATATATCtgtgaatttttttaagcATTTGTAATTTGCAATATACTAATTTGTGGCAAGACCGTTGGCTTTTTCGCTTCTTTTTTCGTGAAATGAGCTCATGTTGTTGATTACTTTTTCATTTGTGCAGTAATTGtttgtttagtaaaatttggtattttgtgTTATTCGTTGTATCTCTATGTTCggtaagaaaaaactaaaaaatgtcataaaatttaaaatattatgagGATTGTCCTAAGTTTGGAATGGTAAGCTCTTttttagagattttgaaaactgGCCTAGGTTTGGATTGCTAGTGGCAACAACTATAAGTATTTGAGATCTTTTAAGTTGAGGAAACCACACAAATATTTGAGCTTTGTGGTTTGGAATCTAAGTTTCTTTTAAGGTCTCTACTTGTAGAGTTTTCGATTGAGTTTTCTTTCCGTTTTCTGTTTGTGTTGTAATTTTTGGTGGTTTATGTAGTTTTTGgtctttcatattttttgtacTATCTTTCTGtcaaaatttgcaaaaattgtataaatacTTAGtattgatacaaaaaaaacttagaatatatattagaataGAAAATTGGTACATAAATAATAGCATGAATAACATAATTTACGTACAAAGGACGTGGCATTGGCCGCTCAACAGTTCTAAAGTTAACTAACTATAATTCACATTCATATACGTAAGAAAGTTAGCAAAACGCCTAAACGgaagagaaaagacaaaatatatagagGCCCTAGAAGCTCTATTTTAGGCCCATTAATAAGAAATGGGCCCAACCATGGTGCTGGAGCCTGCCCATGGAGGTGTGCTACCGAGTAAGTAAAGTACTAGATgcagtcttcttcatcaatggAGGTTTTTGATTCGCCCCAAGCTCTCGCGATTCCTGATGTTCTTCAGTAATTTCTTGCAATCCTTATAAACAAAGAGCGTGGAGAATCGTTTCAGaggaaagaaaactaaaaatggcGACTCTTTTCAACAAATTTCAGCAGGTTAATGAATCTCTTGCTTCTGTGTTTGATCTCTTACTGGGTGTGaagaaagtttgaattttttgttcgGATTTAGTCTTTTCGATTTGCACCAATAGAATTAAGATTAGAAGAATTGAAATTAGGCTGAAGGGGAATCGTAAAGTTTCgttttttattgataaatttcTAATGAAGTTGCTCATTTGATAAACTTTGCATTTGCAGGCTGTTGGAGTTCTTGCCAAGAGTACCACATTTGCTAAGAACCCAAGGCAACTGCAGTTTGAAGCAGACGTTAACAAACTCTTTATGTATACAAGgttggttttttttgtctcagAAGAATCAAAGTCTGATTTCTAATATGGATTTGTGAACCATCACACACGATAGTCTTTAGTTTAGCTctagtttttttccttctaagTTATTAATTCTTGTATATACATCCACTATTTGTGCTCATGAAAACTTGTTGTGTTTAGCTATAACCGGTTGGGACGAGAAGCTGAGGAGACTGATGCAGAGGAGATCATTGAGATGGCTGGTAAAGCCACTTTATCTGAGCAGCAGAAGCAAGTTCAAGAGAACATTCACTACCAAGTTGAAAAATTCTGCTCTTTGATGGATGGAATCCTTCTTCCTGATGTTAGGAGGAACGAGTCGGGGTCACAATCAACAAGCCCTCGTCCTCCTCGTAGAAGTGGTCTTACTTTCGCCATTGGTAGTAATAATGCTTTTCCACATGCAGATCAGCCCCGTAAGTGTTTTACTTTACTTGAATCGATTTGTGAACTTATTACTcagtatttttctttcagctTAATTAGTATTCTCActgattcttcttcagcaCAGTTGTTCCCGAGACAAAGCCTTTGAAACTCAATGACGTCTCACAGAGATTAATGGATCAAATGGGTTACACCCTCGAGACCAAACCGTCTGTAATACCTCACAAAGACGCTGGTCAAGGTTGTTTTATCAAAGGCGAGGCAGATGTTGGAACCGTCTTAGCCTTTTACCCTGGAGTTATTTACTCTCCTGCTTTCTACAAGTACATACCCGGGTACCCGAAGGTTGATTCACAGAACTCATATCTCATCACCAGGTATGATGGGACTGTAATAAATGCTCAACCTTGGGGTCTTGGGGGAGAATCAAGGGAAGCATGGAACGGGTCCTACACACCTGCGGTCAAAGCAAACACCAAAACCGCAGAAAACGGGTCAGACAGGTTATGGAAAGCGTTGAGCAAGCCTCTCGAAGGTTCGGGTAAAGGAAAAGAGGTTCTTGAGAGGAGAAATCCGTTGGCTTTTGGTCACTTAGCTAACCACCCAGCGAAAGAGATGACTCCAAACGTTATGATATGTCCTTATGACTTCCCTTTGATGGCGAAAGATCTGCGGCCTTACATTCCGAATATATCTTTTGGGGATTCTGGAGaaataaagatgaaaagaTTTGGAAGTTTCTGGTTTAAGACAGGGAGTAAAAACGGGTTAGAAGCTCCGGTTCTGAAGACACTGGTCTTGGTGGCAACGAGGTCGTTGTGTAATGAGGAACTTTTGCTGAATTACAGGCTGAGCAACTCTAAGAGACGACCAGATTGGTATACTCCGGTTAACGAGGAGGAAGATAGGAGAAGATGGAGctaaatttctcttttatgttttaatgaAACTTGAAAGGCTCTGTTTCAAAACATGCTCCTCGGTTTTCTTTAGACTATTAGCGGGACGTCGTTTCGCTGATTGTGtcactatttttgtttttcgattATTTTTGGAAGACAttttattctaatattttatgttgttCTGTTGTTACATACTATGGACGAAGAGCAACACACGACTCTGTGATGAAACCAGTGCTGCAACTGTAATAGGGAAATTACGTAATGCCAATGCAATTATAGAGTTCTCAATGGATGGTTGGAATGGAACAATGGTGATGATCTGTGTTGTTGAATGTGATAAATGACTTAATgatggatttggttttgtagtcAAAATTATTGAATTGAAGACGTTCAAAAGTTATCGGAAAATATGACTACCGAATAATTACCACAAAAGGAATAGCGAATTCAATAAAGTAGACATAAAATGCACAACTTCAACATAAACGATTATATGAAAACTATAATTGTATAATCTTATAACTCTATTATCTATAATCATTGTGAGTATATCAAATGTTGTTTAAACTCACTCTTGAACTATTTGATAACTTAAACATGTAATAATTATCTACGCAAAAAAAAGACAtagtaattgaaaaaaaagagagtaaatgTTTACATGTTTATGATCTTCGTAGAGAATCTTAGCtagtttcttttaaaacacgTTAGTCATATAataatgcaaacaaaaaaatttataaattttttgtttgtaaacatTTCATATTGATCACACTGTAACATAAATGCCTCGTGACTTCTTAATGTATATAGGTATAATAGGAGAGTACATGTAGATGTAGATATACACTTCTATGACGTATATAAACAGAAACTGAATCTTTTTATTACGCAATCAAAGCCGTAACattctgttttgttatatGACAGGTATAATTTACTTTGCACATACATCACAATTCAcacattatattatataaaaatatttatgtagaTCGGTCGTTGCTAATTTCAAGGGGGAGGAACATgaaagattgagagagagagaagtaaaACAGTGTTTGGTCAAATCTCTCTTAAGAAATAATCTTATGAAATGAACCGTCACTTTCTTTGCTCTGCTCTGCTTTTTATTTGGATCCTTCTATTCCAATTCATTGACCAATCACTTCATTATCTCTAATtctctaacattttttttatattatccttttgatttatatatcaaattatttcaATCATGATACAAAAACGATATTGGAGACATAGCACAAGTTGCGTCTGTCTGTACgtattttctatttatctaGTATAGtctaacaaaaagagaaattgcCCATAAAAAGGGAAACTCAATTTCTAACAAacctttctatttttataaagagAATTTGCTACTATTATTACtgatataaaaagaaataaaatttcttgCTTTCTatcatatttgatattttttgatGTCTTCGTCTTAAGGAAATGGTTACAAAGACAAGTATAATCATATAATTCAAATAGAAAACGATATTAAAGACAGATCACAAATTGCGTGTGTAGATATTTCACCAAGTgttaacaaaaagagaaattcatataaaaaaaaatatttataaaactgcaactattaatttattcaaactaattaaaaagaaagagaaaaatcttcctataaaaagaaatgaatctttctttgtaatcagaaagaaataaaattctttttacttttccagaatttgatttttctcatgTGTCTTATCTTATGAATATGGTTACCACCCAGTGAGACTACAGAGTGTTCTTATCTGTCTCTGAATcccattctctctctcacacaacATTATATAAGCTTACACAGTCACTTCACAATTTCCACAAATTCGATATATTAAActataataaactaaaaagaaatggGTTCTCATAGTGTTGAGTTCTCTGTTCTTGTCCTATTTCTTGTGTCCTTTCTTCTTGGCTCAACATCAGCAGAAAAGCTGTGCAGTGACAACGACGGCGACAACGGTTGTTTCCGGTCTAGGGTTTTGGCAGCGCAACGAGCTGATCGAGTGAAAGAGCTTCCGGGACAGCCGCCAGTGAAATTCCGGCAATACGCCGGTTATGTGACGGTTAATGAAACACATGGAAGAGCATTGTTCTATTGGTTCTTTGAAGCCACTCAGAATCCAAGCAAAAAACCTGTCCTCCTTTGGCTCAATGGAGGTAAGTTAAACTAACTCACATCCactcatttttcttctattacGTCTCATAGTTAAAAGATTAAAACCCACCAATAAAATAAGGTGTATCATGCTTTGTGTGCATTTCATCTACTTGATATTGATTTCGTAATAGATATTTGATCCTTGCGCAATCTTTATATTCgaattttgaaactttcatGAGTTGGGTTAGAAAAACAATTCCATTTAACAACATTACAcgtaaaataacaaaaaattaacgTACGtatactatataaataatataatacagCTGAAATAATTTTTAACGTGGATTAAaataaaccataaataaatAGGTATGTATGTATCAGTCATTTGTATGCATGGAGACAAAAAAAGGTAACTTGGGGAGAATATTAGGTGAAGCTTCCTAATAGTAAGACGTATCTCATTTGGCACCATGTCAAAATCAATGAAACGTATGTGGTTAGtagttatcatcatcaccatcatgaTGAGTTTTGGTTGTGATTGGTTAAACTTTAAAGTAATTTTGGAAGCTTGTAATGATTCCACATGCTTGTTAGTTGTTACATGATCCTATATATGCTAGCTTTTATTCTCTTGTAGACTCATTtgctatatatttaaatttacaatCCACATATCTCAACGTTCCATCATGCTTTGCTTTTAgatggttttttcttttagatgtTTATGGTTTCTTACACATTGTTAATAGaaaaatactttatttttaagtcATTTTATTCATAAAGAGCTAAACAAcgtaaaaatccaaattttgatgaaaatagtcataaaacaataaaatcttTGATAGATTATTGTAAGTCTTTTTGTTCAGCATAACACGCttggaaaatattttggtgAAAGATTAAAGATAATTAGTTTGGTGGAAGATTAACCATATgcttatattttattacatattAATTGAATTCATATGCATGTGATggatattaaaattattaccTCCACATATTTAGGCTTTAATAGGCTCCCGTGGGCTCATTGCGCCCTTTACTTTAATATGAAGGCACAGTAATTATTGACACAAAAGTTATGCATCTATCTATTATCATCATATCAAGAAAAGTCAATTCCATGAAACTTAAACGGTCCTTCGGTCCATAATTCATTATGATTCCAAACATTACACATGGTCCATGCACGTATATGCACGCCCTAAAAGTTTTCtcaagtttgtttttattcgtGTGTTTCTTGATAAAGGCAAGTTTATCATTATAAGCAACAAAACCCTTAAATTAAATGGACCCTATGCAATAATAGTGAATAAAAAGTAACATAATGTAGAGTCAAATTAAAGGAGTAGGCCTATATCACCTAAGTTTAAATTTGGTGGTACTTCCAAATAATGTACATAGTAAAATGTATTTAGTTATAGTATATTGAGATTTCAATGGtgaaaaatgtgaatataGGACCGGGATGTTCATCAATCGGATTCGGAGCTGCAGAAGAACTGGGACCATTCTTCCCACAAAACTCGAGTCAGCCTAAACTCAAGCTAAATCCATACAGCTGGAACAAAGGTATGGGTATACATAACTTtctaaatattcaaatattatctctctttctatcaATAATGTAACTgaattaatgtttttgaaatgtGATTTACATAGCGGCGAATTTGTTATTCTTGGAATCGCCGGTTGGAGTTGGATTCTCCTATACTAACACAAGCCGTGATATAAAACAACTCGGCGACACTGTCACAGGTTCGGtttgttatatataacattagttttattaatgaaatattagttttgtttgtaagTTAATAATTAAAGTTTGTGTATGATGAACAGCGAGAGACTCGTACAACTTCCTTGTCAACTGGTTCAAGAGATTTCCCCAGTACAAGTCACACGACTTCTACATTGCCGGAGAAAGCTACGCCggtaaattattattattataagttAGAAATACACGACGTCGTTTCTACATGTGAttattacaaaaccaaaaaacaaaacattgaatATGTATGATTTGCGTGGAATTATTAGGCCATTACGTCCCACAACTTTCGGAGCTCatctacaaagaaaacaagattgCGTCCAAGAAAGATTTCATTAATCTCAAGGGTTTAATGGTCAGagattttcttaaatcaaTCCAATAATTATTAGTTTCACTTGCACTATATCTAGTGTTTTGATGAAGACTttgaattgtatatatatacagataGGAAACGCGTTATTGGATGACGAAACGGATCAAAAGGGGATGATAGAATATGCATGGGATCACGCGGTGATATCAGATGCATTGTACGAGAAAGTGAACAAAAACTGcgatttcaaacaaaaacttgtgaCCAAGGAATGCAACGACGCTTTAGATGAGTATTTTGATGTATACAAGATCCTTGACATGTACAGTCTGTACGCTCCAAAGTGTGTCCCCACCTCCACGAACTCCTCTACTTCTCATTCAGTCGCCGGAAACCGCCCCCTACCCGCATTCCGAAGCATTCTACGACCCCGTCTCATCTCTCACAATGTAAGTAATTCGTCTTTTTAATCACTTAGAAAAAATTCTTTCGTAACCAATTTGACTAACCGGTTATAATTGATTATATACAGGAAGGATGGAGGAGGATGGCCGCCGGGTACGATCCATGTGCATCAGAGtatacagaaaaatatatgaacagAAAAGATGTTCAGGAGGCACTTCACGCTAATGTCACCAACATCTCTTACCCTTGGACTCATTGCAGGTATTATTACGACGTTCAATCTTATTTTCGGTTAGGTTTtccagattttgtttttcatgaaATATAAAAAGCACATATAGTTTGGTTTGGTCTTTTTTAGCAATATATGTTAACGTTTTAGGATTCTAAGGTATATATTGAGGaagcagttttttttttccggttgTTTGGTTATGGTTTGTTCGAATATAGGCAAAGGAAATTGAATCAGTTTATGAATTGTCACATGCACCTACATATTAATACTCTTACTATCATAGTTTAACCAAAAGCGTGTGTGGTAAATGATTGATAGATAGGAACTTAAACCATATGCATGGTTTACTATGTGCAGTGACACTGTCTCATTCTGGTCTGACGCTCCCGCTTCTATGCTTCCAACCTTAAGAACACTTGTTTCAGCGGGATTACGCGTATGGGTTTTCAGGTATAACACCTAATCCTTGGCATTTTTATGTAAGAATTAACTGAAAACGAGCGATAACCGTTTTAAATTGTTTGGTAAACTTAATAGTGGGGATACAGACGGGCGAATCCCCGTGACCGCAACCAGATACTCACTAAAGAAGCTAGGTCTTAAGATAGTCCAAGACTGGACACCTTGGTACACCAAACTACAGGTTAATTTGGTTCCAAGTTACAAACTTTAACTTTTCTTCCAAGTAAGTGTGTGATTGActctaaagatatatatatatatatatatatttttctttcacttgcCGTTAGGTCGGAGGGTGGACGGTGGAGTATGACGGTTTAATGTTTGTGACGGTAAGAGGAGCGGGACACCAGGTTCCGACATTTAAACCTAGAGAAGCTCTTCAGCTCATTCATCATTTTCTAGGCAATAAGAAACTTCCTACTTTTcccttttgatattttctctACCCACAGATTTTATGATCTTTATATAAttcttaaaacaataataaacagATTTGAGCAAAATAGGCCATTATATTAGAATTGTACAAATGTTTTATCGCGTTTTACATGTTTTCTCGTGTTACAGTGACCTCTAAAACTCTCATCTCTTGGATAATTCTTTAACAATATATAGTCATCCAATGAtccaaacaacacaaattttAGCTAGGCTTACTTCTATATAAGTTGGAAGAAAATTTTAGATGTCaataatatgataattatgaaagagatgatgatgaaatttagaaaatattgtAAATTCAGTGTTACACATATTTCATATTCAACGTCAAATACATTCGCCAAATAAATGTACATGGCTCTTATatgattctctcttctctttgagttttcttcattgttaTGGGTATGACAACAAAtatcattatatttatttcgtTTTAAGACAagattatgaaagaaaaaaaaaattgttaatcaaTAGAATTCAGATGTatctttttttgatataacttttttaataaGTCAATAGTAAACTAAATTTGAATAGAATCACGATAAAATACAACAACATTGAAACGAATCTCTGCCAGGTACACATATAGCATTGTTAAACGGTGGTTTGTTCACTCCACATGAGTCATAGcaatcttctttcttatgaCACGGTCCTTTGAATTCACAATCTGAGGAAGCATCCATAATTCCTGTTGAATTCAtcacaatttaaaaatatttacttgttAAGTTACCATCatagatatttttgttatgtataaAATGCCTATGAttattacatatttatatgcatatatttttgtcgACAACATATATTATACTGAATTTTGATTCGGATAGTTTCGAAGTGATAACACATATACAAACATCTAGGCTCCAACCTATATGCATATATGATTGAAAAAGCGTATATTTATTAGACAAGAAACCAATACTTACGAGTGGATTGAACATTAACAAGGAAGGAAACAATAATACAAAGAGCAACAATGTGAAGTTTCATCGATGTCATCTTTCGATCtatataatattgatataaGATCCTTTTTTCTACTTCACTGAATAAACTaagaattttgattgttttatactgaattttgaaataacaTGCATATAgccattaaattaaaaacatgcatatagatcaaaatcaaaatctatatattaaaacatgcATATAgccattaaattaaaaatatacatatatatcaaaatcaaaatctatatattaaaaacatgCATATAAGccattaaattttgaaataacatGCATCTAGccattaaattttgaaataatatgCATATAGCCATTAAtaataactcaaaatcaaaatctatatattagttattttttactttcaaaattaactcaatttttttcctaatcaataagaaattgtttataagatattaaacttttatttgaaagcagaaaaacaaatcctcTTATAATCAATGAAGTAAGGGGTCATGAAGtaattgttatttatattgtcaattaaaaaagtattaacCTCTAATCTGATTTATTTAACTATGAGACCTTTATATTAGTTAAGGTTTATCATTTCAAaacttatattattaatttaactAAAGTAGCAAACCCtctaaatttcaaaacatttttatttttataaaacatttttaaaatcaatttctaactaattctattattttctGATATATCTATAGATACGATAGGCAATGAATCTTCTATGATTTAAGCACAGATAATAGTGTTTTGCTAAAAAAACGATTAAAATAACACTACAACAATTACGGTTGCAATTTGAAACAAAGCCGACAAAAGATTCatacattttgtttatatatagcaCACCATAATATAACAATCGTTACTTGTTCAACTATAATGTCACTAGTCTTTTAGTTCAAAATACATATGATAATTACATATCTATATAAAGGTATTatgtaaaaatttatatcagctgataaaaaaaaacttacgaGCGGATTGAACATTAATACAAAGAGAAACTATGATGAGGAGAGCTACAAAGTGAAGCTTTGACGATGTCATCtttcatatacttttttttagtCACCACAGGAACACACTAATTGTTCAATTTATAGCTAAATCTGAAACAATCTCAAAATAAAGTTaccttttaaatattttcaaagatttttacTGATTAAATTACTTgacatttttgtataaaattcatatatgCGATTTGAACATAGATACCGTTCAAAGATTTACATTAATGTTCAGATATTGCTTGCCAATTTTATTGATCAAGGAAAGACGAAGTCAACAATTAAAACATGTATACGTTAATATCCGATTTACTAACCAAATGTTGTGCCAGAGCCCAGAAGTGGTATCATATAAAGATAGTCAACATTTGGTTGGTTGGTATCATATAAAAGGAATGTCAAATACCTTGCAATATGATGTTTAatatttaagtatttaactattttatttgaccttccatttttttttgggtgtgtAACGGATGATTTTCTACCACTTACAATTGGGCTAGGCCCTttacaaaagaagataagTCTTTTAAGCCAAAAAGTCAGCAAATAGCAATAGTGTTTGAAGAGTCGGAAACGAAACGAAACAATATcgaaaaaataagatatatcGAGGATATCGAAGTGAATTCCGTAGAGCTCTTTCAATTGAAGTTCCGAATAAAGTGCTTTGAGTAGTTTTCTGAgtcagaagaaaaagagagatgacGGAAGCCGAGACTCCGAGCATGGTTCATCGCTTGAAGGAGTAACAACATTAGTTGACCTTCCTTTTAAGTAACAATATTAATACTAAACacacaaatttttataaaagtcttaactattttatttaatttgaccttctttcaaaaataaagttatttagAAACTAAGAATTAGCTAggtaaagagaaaaacaaacttttgtAAACAGGAAAATTAGCTCAGACGAGGCTAATAAACTGGTTTATGATCTGCGATAATAGGTTAAGGTTTCGTGGTGGTTGGTTTCGAATTGCCTTTTCAGGATGATTTCATGTTGAGTTTTTGACCAGATAcctcattttcaaaaaaaggaTGTATCTCTTCATTCATTTGTTTgagtaattttt includes:
- the SCPL34 gene encoding serine carboxypeptidase-like 34 (serine carboxypeptidase-like 34 (SCPL34); FUNCTIONS IN: serine-type carboxypeptidase activity; INVOLVED IN: proteolysis; LOCATED IN: plant-type cell wall; EXPRESSED IN: 22 plant structures; EXPRESSED DURING: 13 growth stages; CONTAINS InterPro DOMAIN/s: Peptidase S10, serine carboxypeptidase (InterPro:IPR001563), Peptidase S10, serine carboxypeptidase, active site (InterPro:IPR018202); BEST Arabidopsis thaliana protein match is: serine carboxypeptidase-like 35 (TAIR:AT5G08260.1); Has 3778 Blast hits to 3739 proteins in 432 species: Archae - 0; Bacteria - 325; Metazoa - 627; Fungi - 832; Plants - 1505; Viruses - 0; Other Eukaryotes - 489 (source: NCBI BLink).): MGSHSVEFSVLVLFLVSFLLGSTSAEKLCSDNDGDNGCFRSRVLAAQRADRVKELPGQPPVKFRQYAGYVTVNETHGRALFYWFFEATQNPSKKPVLLWLNGGPGCSSIGFGAAEELGPFFPQNSSQPKLKLNPYSWNKAANLLFLESPVGVGFSYTNTSRDIKQLGDTVTARDSYNFLVNWFKRFPQYKSHDFYIAGESYAGHYVPQLSELIYKENKIASKKDFINLKGLMIGNALLDDETDQKGMIEYAWDHAVISDALYEKVNKNCDFKQKLVTKECNDALDEYFDVYKILDMYSLYAPKCVPTSTNSSTSHSVAGNRPLPAFRSILRPRLISHNEGWRRMAAGYDPCASEYTEKYMNRKDVQEALHANVTNISYPWTHCSDTVSFWSDAPASMLPTLRTLVSAGLRVWVFSGDTDGRIPVTATRYSLKKLGLKIVQDWTPWYTKLQVNLVPSYKL
- the SCPL34 gene encoding serine carboxypeptidase-like 34 (serine carboxypeptidase-like 34 (SCPL34); FUNCTIONS IN: serine-type carboxypeptidase activity; INVOLVED IN: proteolysis; LOCATED IN: vacuole, plant-type cell wall; EXPRESSED IN: 22 plant structures; EXPRESSED DURING: 13 growth stages; CONTAINS InterPro DOMAIN/s: Peptidase S10, serine carboxypeptidase (InterPro:IPR001563), Peptidase S10, serine carboxypeptidase, active site (InterPro:IPR018202); BEST Arabidopsis thaliana protein match is: serine carboxypeptidase-like 35 (TAIR:AT5G08260.1); Has 3785 Blast hits to 3735 proteins in 437 species: Archae - 0; Bacteria - 325; Metazoa - 634; Fungi - 858; Plants - 1544; Viruses - 0; Other Eukaryotes - 424 (source: NCBI BLink).) translates to MGSHSVEFSVLVLFLVSFLLGSTSAEKLCSDNDGDNGCFRSRVLAAQRADRVKELPGQPPVKFRQYAGYVTVNETHGRALFYWFFEATQNPSKKPVLLWLNGGPGCSSIGFGAAEELGPFFPQNSSQPKLKLNPYSWNKAANLLFLESPVGVGFSYTNTSRDIKQLGDTVTARDSYNFLVNWFKRFPQYKSHDFYIAGESYAGHYVPQLSELIYKENKIASKKDFINLKGLMIGNALLDDETDQKGMIEYAWDHAVISDALYEKVNKNCDFKQKLVTKECNDALDEYFDVYKILDMYSLYAPKCVPTSTNSSTSHSVAGNRPLPAFRSILRPRLISHNEGWRRMAAGYDPCASEYTEKYMNRKDVQEALHANVTNISYPWTHCSDTVSFWSDAPASMLPTLRTLVSAGLRVWVFSGDTDGRIPVTATRYSLKKLGLKIVQDWTPWYTKLQVGGWTVEYDGLMFVTVRGAGHQVPTFKPREALQLIHHFLGNKKLPTFPF